Genomic window (Candidatus Dadabacteria bacterium):
CCTCACCCGATTCTCATTAAACCAAACCCCACTCCCCTTTGTCAAGTGTTTTTTTGCAGCTCAGCTGAAGTTTTTCCCGGCTCGGGGAACTTGAACCTCTCCACCCGCTCAACTACCCAAAAATAAGCCGTTTTCACGCGTGCAGAACCGTGAAATCTTCCATCCGCGACGCAGCTCAGGGCTACCCGGAATCGGTCAAGAAAAAGCCGCCGAAGCCACTTGATCCCGTGAGGGAAAAAACGGCTACGGCGGCAACCGGAAGGTGGAACATTTCATATACTACTCTCTATTCACCGGAAATGTCAACTAAAGTTTTTGGGAATTATATAGAATGTTACACATCGCACCTGTATTCTAAGGGAAAATACTTGGATGAACGCAATATTTAGTAATCCGCATTTTTATCCATCTTGAGCTGTTCGAAAAAAGTGTCTCTTAGCTCGATAGCCAAAACTCTTAATACTTGCCATTTCTCTATCCCGTTATTATATGCAGAAGACCTGACCCGTTCGTCCATTTCTTCAGTTAGAACGGACTCTCTTTTGACATGTTCGAAACAATATTCCTGAATATCGTAATGGCTTTTGCCTTCAACCTGAACGATGAGCCCAGGAGCAGTTTGCTTTGCCCACTCAGAGGCTTGAATCTCTTGTGATACTTTTTTACCTAGGTCAGTCAGGTTAATAGGACTGTTTGTTGAGGTAGTAGAAGGAAAAAGTGACTTAAGAAAACCCTCGATTTTCCTTACCGATTTTTTCAAATCTCCGATATCATTCTCAATGGAGGATACCCATCCCCTACTTTTCCAAGTAACCCCGGCAATAAGAAAAATAAGAGAAATTATTGGCCAATTTTCTTTTATAAAGTCCATGACTCATATTGTAAACATAAACCATGGGTATTTAAACGGGGGGACACCTTCCCGCTGACGTTGCTTATAATATACTCCTCTTGCGGAGTGAAAACAACCCCCGCACCTAAAAAGGAACTTTTTTGGTTTATGGGGAATTACATAGAATGTTACACAAGGGAAAAGGGTAAATCCCAGACTTAGGACTAAGAAGTCAGGTAGTATAAAAGGAGTGAAGCTGTGCTATTGTGACGAGAGTGGTATGGGGGATGAGCCTGTCGCTGTTATGGTTGGTGTTGTCGTAGATGTCACGCGCATGCATTTAACAAAGGCTCATTGGGAAGAACTCTTGATGTATCTCTCTGAAATCACAGGACGTCAAGTGAGAGAATTTCATACTAGGGACTTTTATTCTGGAAAAGGTATTTTCTACAACATTGATGGCAAAAAGCGTTCGGATATTATCTCTGCTATTTTTAAATGGCTTGCAAAGAGAAAACATCATGTTGTATATACATCTGTCTTGAAAGAATCGTACAACGCTGCAAGATCGGATATATCTTTTCCTGATGAACTGAATACGGTGTGGCGCTATTTAGCATTTCACTTGGTTCTGGCAATGCAAAAATACTGCCAAAACATTGGAAGAAATAAGGGCCATACAATTTATATTTTCGACAATGAAGATCGGGAAGAAGCTCGTTTTACAGATATTATCTTAAGACCCCCTAGCTGGAGTGATGAATACTACGATCGGAAGACAAAAAACCTCCAATTAGATCAGATTGTAGATGTTCCATATTTCTGTAATTCAGAAAACGTTACTCTGATTCAGTTAGCCGATCTCTTCTCATACTTTCTACGCCGATATGCTGAAATAAAAGCAGGAGGCAAACCTAAATACAAGGGTGAAGCTGAGAAAGTTTCAGCTTGGGTGAGTGATTTTTCAAAAAGGTCTATAGGCAGACAATATATATATCCACGTACCAACCAGACTAAGGCCCATAAATTATTTTTTGAACATGCTCCTGTCTCTATTCGGGAGCTCTGAAAGCCGATTTTCGCGACATTGTCCTTTCCCTTTACCGCGCTTACTTTTTTCTCCCTTTCCAGTTCCCATAAAACGGCTATAACTATTTTTCTACAGTTGCAGTTCTTGTAGCGGAAGGGAAGGCCGAGTCTTTTTGAAATATCGGTTCTTGTTATTGACCCTTCTTCTCTGGAAAGCTCCAACAGAACCGCTTCCTTGAGACGGTTCATGCCGAGCCAGGCTAGCTCTTTTGGTTCCATGCTTTTCCTCCTCTTATTTTGAAGATTTCCTTCTATTATCCTCTCTGCATAACAGCTGACAATTATCCTCTTCAGTCTTGCCGCCTTCCACCCACGGATCAATATGGTCCGCTTCCATCTCTTTTATGTCGAAGCTCTCGTCGCATTGTGCGCATTTCCCAGTTTTTAGGGTAATCGCAAAGTTCCTTTGCCACAGCGGACTAAAACGGCTATACTGCCTTCCCGAAAAACTTTCTCGCTAAGTGAGGATTGGTACAGGGAGGACGGCAAATTGCCTATTGATTTTGAATTCACAGACGAACAGCGCATGTTCCGGGAAATGATAGTGGATTTTGCCCAGAACGAGATAGAACCGCTGGTCGAAGAAGCGGAAGCCACCCAGACCTTTCCCAAGCAGTTGTTTCCCATGCTCGGAGAAATCGGGCTGCTTGGAATCTCCTTTCCGGAAGAATACGGAGGGGTCGCCCAAGACAAGATAATGGACTGCATATTCTCAGAGGAAATGGGAAGGGTTAACGCCGGCATAGCTATGTGCATCAACGCTCACACGAGCCTTTCAATGTTTCCTATATACAAATTCGGCTCCGAGGAGCAGAAGCAGAAATATCTCGTCCCCGGAATTGAGGGCAAAATAATAGGCTCTCTTGGAATCACGGAACCCAACGCCGGTTCCGATGCGCGGAGCATAAGAACCCAAGCGGAAAAAAAGGGAGACCGCTATGTGCTTAACGGCACGAAGACCTGGATAACAAACGGCACGATGTGCGATTACGCGGTGGTGGCCGCCTACACCGACAAGACGAAAAAGGGTCACGGAATAAGCATATTCATAGTTGACAAGGGCACCCCGGGGTTCTCCGTCAGCGGAAAGATGCACAAGCTGGGACATCGTTCCGCGGACACCTCGGAACTTATATTCGAGGGATGCGAGGTTCCCGAGGATAGCCTGCTCGTGGGAGAAGGAGGATTTGCGGGAGCGATGGAAACGCTGCTCGGAGCGCGCATAACCCACTCCGCGAAAAGCGTCGGAATAGCGCAGGCTGCTTTCGAGTACGCCCTTCAGTACTCAAAGGAAAGAGAAGCGTTCGGAAGGCCCATATCGAAGTTCCAGGCCATAAGCTTCAAGCTCGCCGACATGGCGGTAAAAATAGAAACTGCAAGACTCATGGTTTACAAGGCCGCCTGGCTCTACAGCAACGGGAAAAGATGTCTCAAGGAGGCTTCCATGGCCAAGTTGTACTCGGCCGAGATAGTGCAGTCGGTAGCCACAGAGGCCCTGCAGGTGCTCGGGGGCTACGGTTACAGCGTCGAGTACAACGCGGAGAGGTACTACCGCGACGCGAGGCTGGCTTCCATTACCGAAGGCACTTCGGAGATACAGCGTATCGTTATTTCGCGCGAACTTGGGATTTAGCTTGGCAATCGCAGGCAATATATAGTAATATGATACGGAATTTTTGAATGTTTTAAGTAAGGAGGAAGCACTACAATGTCAGAGAATCTTCCGGGCATACAAGAGACCCGAGAACTTCTTAAGAAGAAAAAAGTGGTTATAGCCGGTGTGGGTGAAACGGAACAGGGAAAAATCCCGGACAAAAGCTCCTTTCACTTCCTGAGCGAAGCTTCAAAACTGGCCATCGAGGACGCGGGGATAGAAAAAGAGGACGTTGACGGCCTCGTAACGGCATTCTCACTAGTGGAACACACCTTTATGCACTGCACCACGTTTGCAGACTACTTCGGCATGAACCCGAGGTTTTTCTCCTCCGTGGCAGTGGGGGGAGCGACAGCGGTGTGGATGGTAGCGGAAGCCGCGATGGCGATAGCGTCCGGACAGTCAGAAGTTGTGCTCTGCGTAAGGGGGGACAACACGCTGTCCGGGATATCGTCTTCGGGGATGCTTGCCCTTATAAGGGAGATGTGCCACGCTGAGTTTGAATTCCCCTATGGACTGACCACCCCTGGAGGATACGCCCTCGCGGCGCAGAGATACCTGCATGACTGGGGAGCCAGAAGAGAGCATCTGGCGGCTGTGGCAGTGACAATGAGAAAGCACGCCGCTGACAAGGAGAACGCAATGAACAAGGATCCTCTCTCGATAGAGGACGTTCTTGGGTCAAGAGTCATAGCTGAACCCCTTACAAAGTATGACTGCTCCATTATCTCAGACGGAGGAGCCGCCTTCATAGTGACTACGGAGGACAAGGCTAAGGAGCTTGGAATAGAGAACGATCTCGCGTACCTGTGGGGAATGGGACAGGGATACTCACATCAGTACCTCACAACCCTCGAGAACCTTGATCAGATATACAACGCAGTTGAGAGATCGGGACAGAAGGCTTTCGGAACGGCGGGGATAGAGCCAAGTGACGTTGACATAGCGTTTCTTTATGATTGTTTCACCATAACAGTGCTCCTTGAGCTAGAGGGACTGGGTTTTGTTCCCAAGGGGGACGGAGGAGCGTTCGCGCTTGAGGGAAGAATGGAGATAGGAAAGGATCTTCCTGTTAACACCCACGGGGGACTCTTGAGTCAGGCACACCTCGGAGCAATGCACCATGTGGTTGAGGCTACGTTGCAGCTAAGGGGAGACGCGGGGAAGAGACAGGTGGAGGACCCTGAGGTTGCCGTGGTGCACGGAAACGGTGGGATAGTGTCTGCTCACAGCACGGTGGTACTGGGCAACCAGCCGCTTAACTAAAACAAACCAAGGAGAACAGAGATGTCTGAAGAGAAAAAAGAATACAACAAGCCGCTGCCTGAGTTCCGGCCGGAGACAAAGCCGTTTTGGGAAGCGGCGAAGGAGCACAGGCTGGTTATCCCGAGGTCCAGGGAGACAGGGGAGTTTTTCTTTTACCCCAGGGCTCTTTCCCCGGGAGGGGACATGAGCGAGGACATAGAGTGGGTGGAGAGCGAGGGACGGGGGAAAGTGTGGACTTTTTCCATACACCACATGGGACCGTCTAAAGCTTACAAGGGAGAGCCTCCCTACGTTGTGGCCCTTATCGAGATGGATGAGGGAGTGAAGATGATGTCCAACGTTGTGGATGTAGATCCCGCTGACGTGTCCATCGGCATGGAAGTGCAGGTGGTGTTCGATGACGTTACCGATGAAGTCACCCT
Coding sequences:
- a CDS encoding DUF3800 domain-containing protein — protein: MKGVKLCYCDESGMGDEPVAVMVGVVVDVTRMHLTKAHWEELLMYLSEITGRQVREFHTRDFYSGKGIFYNIDGKKRSDIISAIFKWLAKRKHHVVYTSVLKESYNAARSDISFPDELNTVWRYLAFHLVLAMQKYCQNIGRNKGHTIYIFDNEDREEARFTDIILRPPSWSDEYYDRKTKNLQLDQIVDVPYFCNSENVTLIQLADLFSYFLRRYAEIKAGGKPKYKGEAEKVSAWVSDFSKRSIGRQYIYPRTNQTKAHKLFFEHAPVSIREL
- a CDS encoding HNH endonuclease; protein product: MWQRNFAITLKTGKCAQCDESFDIKEMEADHIDPWVEGGKTEEDNCQLLCREDNRRKSSK
- a CDS encoding acyl-CoA dehydrogenase; translated protein: MDFEFTDEQRMFREMIVDFAQNEIEPLVEEAEATQTFPKQLFPMLGEIGLLGISFPEEYGGVAQDKIMDCIFSEEMGRVNAGIAMCINAHTSLSMFPIYKFGSEEQKQKYLVPGIEGKIIGSLGITEPNAGSDARSIRTQAEKKGDRYVLNGTKTWITNGTMCDYAVVAAYTDKTKKGHGISIFIVDKGTPGFSVSGKMHKLGHRSADTSELIFEGCEVPEDSLLVGEGGFAGAMETLLGARITHSAKSVGIAQAAFEYALQYSKEREAFGRPISKFQAISFKLADMAVKIETARLMVYKAAWLYSNGKRCLKEASMAKLYSAEIVQSVATEALQVLGGYGYSVEYNAERYYRDARLASITEGTSEIQRIVISRELGI
- a CDS encoding thiolase family protein — its product is MSENLPGIQETRELLKKKKVVIAGVGETEQGKIPDKSSFHFLSEASKLAIEDAGIEKEDVDGLVTAFSLVEHTFMHCTTFADYFGMNPRFFSSVAVGGATAVWMVAEAAMAIASGQSEVVLCVRGDNTLSGISSSGMLALIREMCHAEFEFPYGLTTPGGYALAAQRYLHDWGARREHLAAVAVTMRKHAADKENAMNKDPLSIEDVLGSRVIAEPLTKYDCSIISDGGAAFIVTTEDKAKELGIENDLAYLWGMGQGYSHQYLTTLENLDQIYNAVERSGQKAFGTAGIEPSDVDIAFLYDCFTITVLLELEGLGFVPKGDGGAFALEGRMEIGKDLPVNTHGGLLSQAHLGAMHHVVEATLQLRGDAGKRQVEDPEVAVVHGNGGIVSAHSTVVLGNQPLN
- a CDS encoding Zn-ribbon domain-containing OB-fold protein gives rise to the protein MSEEKKEYNKPLPEFRPETKPFWEAAKEHRLVIPRSRETGEFFFYPRALSPGGDMSEDIEWVESEGRGKVWTFSIHHMGPSKAYKGEPPYVVALIEMDEGVKMMSNVVDVDPADVSIGMEVQVVFDDVTDEVTLPKFKPAG